The DNA segment ACGCCCCCTTCGACAGCGAGCGGTGCAGTTCGCCCGCGCCGTAGCGCCAGTGCCGCCGCGCTATCGCCCACGATCCCGGCCAGGCCAGGGTGCCGGCCAGCTCCCGGGGCCGTACGACCCCCCAGTCGTACCCCTCCCGGGCCAGCGCGGGCACCGCGTTCGGGCCGATGTGGACGCCGCCGTCGACGCCCCGGGTCAGATGCACGCCGAGGAACGGGAACGCCGGGTCCGGCACCGGGTACACCAGACCGCGCACCAGCTCGGGCCGGGCCAGCTCGTAGTACTCCCCGCGGAACGGCACGATCCGCACGCCGGGCTCGTCGCCGGTCAGCCGGGCCAGTTCGTCGCAGTACAGCCCGGCGCAGTTCACCAGCACCCGCCCGCGCACCACGTCCCCGGCCGCGGTGCGCACGGCCACGCCCCGCTCCGGGCGCCGGTCCACCCGGACGACCCGCGCGCCGTAGCGGATGTCGGCGCCGGAGGCGAGGGCGAGCTGCCGGGCCACGCCCGCGTAGTCGCACACGCCGGTGCTGCCGACGTGTATCGCGGCCAGTCCGCGCACCTCGGGTTCGTACTCGGCGATCTGGGCGGCGCCCAGCTCGCGCACCGGGATTCCGTTCTCCCGGCCGCGCTGCACCAGGGCGTGCAGCCGGGGCAGCTCGGCGCGCTCGGTGGCCACGATCAGCTTGCCGGTGACGGCGTGCTCGACGCCGTACTCGGCGCAGAACTTCACCATCTCGGCCGCGCCGCGCACCGCGTACCGCGCCTTGAGGGAACCCGGGCGGTAGTAGATCCCGCTGTGGATCACCCCGCTGTTGCGGCCCGTCTGGTGGCGGGCGGGACCCGGCTCCTTCTCCAGCACGGTCACCCGCGTCCCCGGCGCCGCCCGGCCGATCGCGTACGCCGTCGACAGCCCGACGATCCCCCCTCCGACCACGAGCACATCACAGTCGTACGCCCCGACCGGCACCTGCACCACCTCCCACGTCGATAGTGCACTGCGCCACTGACAGTGCCTTCAAACGCCGGGGTGATCAGTACCGCACCGGTGCCGGGGCGTGGCGCTACGCAGGGGTCACCAGCAGGGGCCGGGCCCGCTCGCGCAGCTCGACCACCCGCGGCTCGTCGCCGTACGCCTCCAGGCGGTGCAGCAGGTCCCGCACGTACTCCGTGGTCCGCGCCGAGGAGATCCGGCCGGCCACCTCCACCGCCCGCACCCCCTGCTCGCAGGCCGCGTCGAGGTTGCCGGACTCCAGCTCGGCCACCGCGGAGACGACCAGGCGCAGCCCGTGCGAGCGCACGAACTCCTCCGTCGGCTTCGACAGCGCCTGCTCGGTGAACCTGCGCACCTGGCGCGGCAGCTTCAGGTCGCGGTAGCACTCGGCCGCGTCCGCCGCGAAGCGGTCGTAGCCGTAGAACCCGAGCCACGAGGGATCGGGGTCCCCCTCGCGGGAGCGCTCCAGCCAGCTCTCCGCCGCCTTCAGCGCCGCGCCCGCCGCCTGGGCGTCCCCGGCGCGCGCGTGGGCGCGCGCCTCGACCAGCCGGAAGAAGCTCATGGTGCGGGCCGTGGCCAGCCCCCGGTTGCGTTCGAGGGCGGCCTGCGCGAGGTCGACCCCTTCGTCCCCGAAGCCCCGGTAGGTCGCCTGGAGCGACATGGAGGCGAGGACGTACCCGCCGAGCGGCACATCGGCGGCCGCGCGGGCGAGCCGCAGCGCCTGGATGTAGTACCGCTGCGCCGCCTCCTGCTGGCCGGTGTCGAAGGCCATCCACCCGGCGAGCCGGGTCAGTTCGGCGGAGGCGCCGAACAGCGCGCGGCCGACTTCGTCGGAGTACCCGCCGAGCAGCAGCGGCGCCGCCTCGACGCGCAGGCACTCCGGCACCATCGACGAACGCCAGTCGCCGCCCCCGTACTTGGAGTCCCAGCGCCTGGCGTCCTCGGCGGCCTCCCGCAGCTTGCGGACGTCGCTGTGGCCGACCCTGACCGGTGCGCCGGTGCCCTCGGCGAAGCCGTCCTCCCGCGCGACCGAGCTGTCGGCGGGGGTTATCAGCCAGCGCGAGGCGGGCGTCGCGTAGGCGCTCACCGCGAAGGAGCCGGCCAGCGACTGCCAGATCCCGCCCGAGCCGGCCCGGCGCCCGGCGAGGTCGAGGCGGTACAGCTCGGTCGCCGAGCGCACCGCCTGCGCCACGTCCCTCGGGAAGGCGAGGCCGACCTCGGGCGCGGGGTCCGCGTCCGCCAGGCCGATCTCGTGGAGCGGCACCGGGCGGCCGAGTTTCTGTCCGATGGCGGCCGCGATGAGGTGGGGCGCGGCGCCCTGCGGCACCATGCCCTTCGACACCCAGCGCGCCACGGACGTCTTGTCGTAGCGAAGTGTCAACCCGCGTTGGGCGCCAAGGTCGTTGACGCGACGCGCGAGTCCTGCGTTGCTGATTCCCGCGAGGGCGAGAACGGCGCCGAGCTTTTCGTTCGGCCCGCGTTGCTCCCTGGACATGCGCCACCCCTCGACACAGACGGCCGCCGCGCGGGCATAACCGCGCGGCATTCGTAAACCCAGCGTAGTTCGCCGCATCCCAAGCGTTAAGGGGCATTGTTCCGGATGGCGGGATTGTGGTCCGTACGGGAGTGCGGACCAGTACGCACCGTGCACGGACCGGTCCCCGCGTGCCCCCGCGCCTGTGGCCGTGCGCCCGGCCGTGCGCTCTTCTCCGGCCAACTCGCCGACGGTTTCCTGGTCTTGCGTGGGTCGGCCCGCTGTACTGGATCCAGTGGGCTGGGGGACACCGCCACCTTCATCCCCGCGGGTGGCGGACCGGTCCGGGAGGCGGATGCCGTCTCCCGGACCGTGCGTGCGTCCGGGGTGCCGCGAGCGTCGCGAGCCCCTACGGAGCGTGCTCATCTCCGGGGCGCGGTTTGGTAATTGGCTGAAAATCGTCCCGCAGCTGTCCGGGGATTTTCTGCTCCGATCACGCGACTCAGGGGCGTGAAAGGCGTTTTGGGGGAGTGTATCGGGGGCGCATTCGCGTCGCGCGCTCCCTGGCGGCGCCCGCCCGGAGCCGGGATCATGAGGGCCGTACGGCCGCGAACCCCCTTCCCCTCCCGTTCTCCCTCCCGCCGTTCCGAGCGGTGTCACCACACCTCTCCCAGGCGTCCTTCGTGGCAGCATGGGGACCGGTTCGATCGGTGCACTGGTTGTCCACAGGCTGTGGAGGCACGATGCGGTGGTTGGTGGGGTGGAGCAGCGCCGCCGCGCGCGCGGCCGGGCTCGGCTCCGCCGGCTCGCTGGGCCACGACGGCGAGACCCTGCACCCGGTCGGCTCTCAGCTCCTGTGGGGCGACCCCGACCCGCTGTGGGCGGTCGGCGACTGGCGCCCGGACGAGGTGCGGGTGGTCAAGGCCGACGAGCAGAACCGGATCGCCGTCCTCGGCATCTGCGGCGCCTCCGACGAGGACCTGCGGCGCGGCCTGTTCACCGCGCGCGGGGGCGCGCTGCGCCATCTGACGAACTGGCCCGGCAGCTACACGGCCGTCGTCCAGGTCGGCCGCCGCGTCACCGTCTGCGGCGATCTCGCCGGCGCCCGCCCGGTCTTCCACACCCCGTGGGCGGGCGGCACGGCGTTTGCCACCGCCGCGCTGCCGCTCGCCGACCTCATCGAGGCCAACCTCGACTTCGGTCATCTCGCCGCCCTGCTCGCCGCCCCGGACGTCCCGGCCGCGCTGCGCGACACCACCCCCTACGAAGGGGTACGGCGCATTCCGCCGGGGCACGCGCTGGTGCTGCGCGCGGGGGCGCGGGAGATCGCCGGGTACGACCCGGTCTCCTCGCTCGCCGTGTCCGCGGTCCCGGCCGACCCCGACCGCGCGGTGGACGCCGTACGCGACGCCCTGGTGGAGGCGGTGCGCACCCGGCTCGCGGCGCCGCGGCACGTGCCCGACCTCGATCCGGGGCCGGTGCCCGGGATGGGGCCCGCCGAGCGGCGCGCCCGGCGCGGGATGCCGGTGCCCGGGATCGGCGCCGACCTGTCCGGCGGCCCGGCCTCCGCCACCCTCGCGCTGCTCGCCGCCGGGCTGCCCGGCCGGCCCGGCACCCTCCTCGGCCACGGCACCGGCGAACGCCTCCTGGCCGTCACCTTCAACGACCTCGCCGTCGGCGGCCGCGAGGCCGAGGTGCAGCGGGCGGGGGCGCTCGCGGCCGACCCCCGGCTGCACCACGTGGTGGTGACCGGCGCCGAGGAGGCGCTGCCCTACGCCGACCTCGACGGCCCCCTCACCGACGAACCCGGGCCCTCGCTGGTCACGGCCGGGCGCCACCGGGCGCGGCTGGCCGCGGGCAGCGCCGACCACTTCACCGGGCACGGCGCGCGGCAGGTCCTGGACGCGCACCCCGCCCGACTCGCCGACCTGCTGATGGACCGAAGACGCCGCCATCTGGTCCGGCCGGTCGCCGCCCTCGCCCGGGCGGACGGCTCGGTCCTCGTGACGGCGCGGGTGTACGGCGCGGCCCGGCGGCTCGCGCGGACGCCGTACCGGGCGGGCCTGGAGGAGCTGGCCGAGCGGCTGATGCGGCGGCGGTTCGAGGAGCCTAGGGGGGCGGTCGGGGCGTCGCTCGCGGCGCTGACCTGGGCGGCTCCGGGTCCGGCCGCCCGGTGGCTCACGGGGGAGGCGCTGGCTGAAGTATCGGTTCTGCTCGGGGTCGAGGGGGACCGGTCGGGTACGGGCGGCCAGCGGCCCGGCGAGCACCGGGCGCGGGCGGCGCTCGCCCGGTACGCCGCGGATCTGCGGGTGCTGGAGCAGTCCGCGGAGATCCGTTCGCAGCGGCTGCACGCGCCCTTCCTCGACAACCAGGTCGTCCGCGCGTGCCGTGAGCTGCCGGAGGCGCTGCGGGTGCGGCCCGGCGCGCGGGCCGAGATCCTGCGCACGGTCCTGGAGAGCACCGGCATCACCGACCTGCCGCCCGGCTGGGGCACCCCGTCGCACGCGTCCTCGGCCGCCGCCGCGCGGGCGGGCCTGCGGCTGTCCGCCGAGCCGCTGCTGGACCTCTTCTCCCGCCCGCTGCTCGCGGACGCGGGGCTGGTGGACGGGGGCGTGGTCCGCGAGGCGCTGCGCTCGGCGGCGGCGGGGGCCACGGTGGAGGGGCTGGCCGACCTGGTCTCCCTGGAGCTGTGGCTGCACCGGCTGCTGTCCCGCAGGGGGACGTGCTGGACGGGGACGCCGGCGCGGTCGCGGGCGGTGCCGGCGGGGATCCAGCGGCGGAGGGACGCGTTGGCCTCCGGCATGTGAGCGGGGGACGGCGGCGGTGGTTCGGCCGCGGGCCGGTGGGGGCTGGTCGCGCGGTTCCCCGCGCCCCTTCGGGGCGCTCCGGCCGCAGGCGTCGTGCCCCCGCCGCAAACCCTTCGTACGCAGCCGCCGCCACCGGCGACAATGACCCGGTGCGGTACAAAATTCTCGGTATCACCCAGGCGGCGGACGCCCACGGCACGCCCCACGTCCTCACCGCTCCCCGCCTCCGCACCCTTCTCGCCGCCCTCGCCCTGCGCCCCGGCCGCACCGCCACCCCCGGCACCCTCGTCCAGGAGATCTGGGCCGACGCCCCGCCCCAGGACGCCCCCGCGGCCCTCCAGGCGCTCGTCGGCCGCCTGCGCCGCGCCCTCGGCAAGGACGCCGTCACCTCCACCCCCGGCGGGTACCGCCTCGAAGCGACCGAGGACGACATCGACCTGTACGTCTTCGAACGGCTCACCCGTACCGGCACCGAGTCCCTCGCCGCCGGCGACCCCGCCACCGCCCACCGCACCCTGACCGCCGCCCTCGCCCTCTGGTACGGCCCCGCCCTCGCCGACCTCCCCGACCGCACCGCCGCCGCCCGCCCCGAGGCCCTGCGCCTGGAGGCGACCCGCGCCCGGGCCGCCGCCGCGCTCGCCCTGGGCCGCGCCCAAGACGTCGTACCTCAGCTGCGGGAGCTGACCGCGGCCCATCCGTACGACGAACCGCTGCACGCCCTGCTCATCCGCGCCCTCGCCGGCACCGGACGCCCCGCCGACGCCCTCGCGGCCTACGAGTCCGCCCGGCGCACCCTCGCCGACACCCTCGGCACCGACCCCGGTCCCGAACTGCGCGCCCTGCACGCCGAGTTGCTGGCGGCGGAGCACCGGCCCGCGCCTCCGCCCCCGGCCCGCCGCGGCAACCTCCGCCCCCGGCTCACCTCCTTCGTCGGCAGAGAAGGCGAACTCGAAGCCGTACGCGCCGACGTGAGACGTTCCCGGCTGGTCACCCTCACCGGACCCGGCGGCTCCGGGAAGACCCGGCTGGCCGAGGAGGCCGCCGCCGCCCTCGCCCCGGCCTGGCTCGTCGAACTGGCCCCGCTGGACCGGCCGGACGCCGTACCCGGCGCCGTGGTCAGCGCCCTCGGCCTGCGCGAGACCGTGCTCCTCCACACCGAGCTGGTCCCGCAACAGACCGACCCGACGGCCCTGTTGATCGAGTACTGCGCCCCGCGCGCCGAACTCGTCGTCCTCGACAACTGCGAGCACGTCATCGACGCGGCCGCCGCCCTCGCCGAGACCCTGCTCACCCACTGCCCGCACCTCACCGTCCTCGCCACCAGCCGCGAACCCCTGGGCGTGCCCGGCGAGTTCGTGCGCCCGGTCGAACCCCTCGCCCCGGAACAGGCACACCGCCTCCTCGCCGAACGCGCGCGGGCCGTACGCCCCGACGCCGACACGGTGCTCGCCGACACCGCGGCCGTGGCGGAGATCTGCCGCCGCCTGGACGGACTGCCCCTCGCCATCGAACTGGCCGCCGCCCGGCTGCGGTTGCTGACCCCCCGGCAGATCGCCGACCGCCTCGACGACCGCTTCCGGCTGCTCACCTCCGGCAGCCGCACCGTGCTGCCCCGCCAGCAGACCCTGCGCGCGGTCGTCGACTGGTCCTGGGACCTGCTGGACGAGCGGGAGCGCACCGTGCTGCGCGAGGTCTCCGTCTTCGCCGGCGGTTGGGACCTCGCCGCCGCCGAGGCCGTGTGCACCGGCCCGGTGGCGGACCTGATCGGGTCGCTGGTCGACAAGTCCCTGGTGGTCGCCGCCCCCGGCGGCGCGGGCGGCATGCGCTACCGCATGCTGGAGACCATCCACGAGTACGCCGTCGAGCGCGCCGCCGAGGCCCCCGGGCAGCGCGCCGCCGCCGAGCGCCGCCACCGCGCCTGGGCGCGCGCCCTGGTCGAGGAGGCCGATCCGCTGCTGCGCTCGGCCGACCAGCTCCGCTGGATCGCCCGGCTGGAGAGCGACCTGGACAACATCCGCGCCGCCCTCGACCGCGCGGTGCGCGCGGGCGAGGAGGCCGAGGCGGGCGCGGTCGTACGGGCCATGTGCTGGTTCTGGTGGCTGCGCAACTACCGCCAGGAAGGGGTGGGCAGGGTGCGCCAGGTCCTCCGCCTCGGCGCCGCCCTCGACGCCGGCGCGGCGGACGACCGGGCGACCCTCCCGGCCCGGACGGAGTCGGCCGACCATGTGGCCGCCCTGCTCGCCGCCCCCGAGGCCGATGCCGCCCATC comes from the Streptomyces sp. SUK 48 genome and includes:
- a CDS encoding asparagine synthase-related protein; translation: MRWLVGWSSAAARAAGLGSAGSLGHDGETLHPVGSQLLWGDPDPLWAVGDWRPDEVRVVKADEQNRIAVLGICGASDEDLRRGLFTARGGALRHLTNWPGSYTAVVQVGRRVTVCGDLAGARPVFHTPWAGGTAFATAALPLADLIEANLDFGHLAALLAAPDVPAALRDTTPYEGVRRIPPGHALVLRAGAREIAGYDPVSSLAVSAVPADPDRAVDAVRDALVEAVRTRLAAPRHVPDLDPGPVPGMGPAERRARRGMPVPGIGADLSGGPASATLALLAAGLPGRPGTLLGHGTGERLLAVTFNDLAVGGREAEVQRAGALAADPRLHHVVVTGAEEALPYADLDGPLTDEPGPSLVTAGRHRARLAAGSADHFTGHGARQVLDAHPARLADLLMDRRRRHLVRPVAALARADGSVLVTARVYGAARRLARTPYRAGLEELAERLMRRRFEEPRGAVGASLAALTWAAPGPAARWLTGEALAEVSVLLGVEGDRSGTGGQRPGEHRARAALARYAADLRVLEQSAEIRSQRLHAPFLDNQVVRACRELPEALRVRPGARAEILRTVLESTGITDLPPGWGTPSHASSAAAARAGLRLSAEPLLDLFSRPLLADAGLVDGGVVREALRSAAAGATVEGLADLVSLELWLHRLLSRRGTCWTGTPARSRAVPAGIQRRRDALASGM
- a CDS encoding BTAD domain-containing putative transcriptional regulator — protein: MRYKILGITQAADAHGTPHVLTAPRLRTLLAALALRPGRTATPGTLVQEIWADAPPQDAPAALQALVGRLRRALGKDAVTSTPGGYRLEATEDDIDLYVFERLTRTGTESLAAGDPATAHRTLTAALALWYGPALADLPDRTAAARPEALRLEATRARAAAALALGRAQDVVPQLRELTAAHPYDEPLHALLIRALAGTGRPADALAAYESARRTLADTLGTDPGPELRALHAELLAAEHRPAPPPPARRGNLRPRLTSFVGREGELEAVRADVRRSRLVTLTGPGGSGKTRLAEEAAAALAPAWLVELAPLDRPDAVPGAVVSALGLRETVLLHTELVPQQTDPTALLIEYCAPRAELVVLDNCEHVIDAAAALAETLLTHCPHLTVLATSREPLGVPGEFVRPVEPLAPEQAHRLLAERARAVRPDADTVLADTAAVAEICRRLDGLPLAIELAAARLRLLTPRQIADRLDDRFRLLTSGSRTVLPRQQTLRAVVDWSWDLLDERERTVLREVSVFAGGWDLAAAEAVCTGPVADLIGSLVDKSLVVAAPGGAGGMRYRMLETIHEYAVERAAEAPGQRAAAERRHRAWARALVEEADPLLRSADQLRWIARLESDLDNIRAALDRAVRAGEEAEAGAVVRAMCWFWWLRNYRQEGVGRVRQVLRLGAALDAGAADDRATLPARTESADHVAALLAAPEADAAHPLRELRMDLRLFELFLTAGGSMDQLATDERAARYLALVRAAYEPGGPAAARLPGVVWPMTGYYLGGPEDAVRDVAPVVANCRAYGGDWELGAALMFRAHVRVDSPGNLDGVDEDLAELRVLGRRVGDRWMRAQVCGAAGEAHMARGRFTEARGEYEEALRLAYEVGAYAESPFLLARLADIAFRFGDRDTALAALEEASTAADRYAVPESRAFVLLMRSWIAVHDGRYPQARAHFEAIREVAGPEMSPPQFVAGLRTVEALLVAGESGPGQGVPILAGALEQAVAAGCAESVTGGMVAAAAGLLARLGDLPGAVRLYAAADHWRAGCPGSEPERAEAARVRADARAALPAARYAAEQARGAGYDAADVLRELRRTADG
- a CDS encoding MFS transporter is translated as MSREQRGPNEKLGAVLALAGISNAGLARRVNDLGAQRGLTLRYDKTSVARWVSKGMVPQGAAPHLIAAAIGQKLGRPVPLHEIGLADADPAPEVGLAFPRDVAQAVRSATELYRLDLAGRRAGSGGIWQSLAGSFAVSAYATPASRWLITPADSSVAREDGFAEGTGAPVRVGHSDVRKLREAAEDARRWDSKYGGGDWRSSMVPECLRVEAAPLLLGGYSDEVGRALFGASAELTRLAGWMAFDTGQQEAAQRYYIQALRLARAAADVPLGGYVLASMSLQATYRGFGDEGVDLAQAALERNRGLATARTMSFFRLVEARAHARAGDAQAAGAALKAAESWLERSREGDPDPSWLGFYGYDRFAADAAECYRDLKLPRQVRRFTEQALSKPTEEFVRSHGLRLVVSAVAELESGNLDAACEQGVRAVEVAGRISSARTTEYVRDLLHRLEAYGDEPRVVELRERARPLLVTPA
- the lhgO gene encoding L-2-hydroxyglutarate oxidase, encoding MVQVPVGAYDCDVLVVGGGIVGLSTAYAIGRAAPGTRVTVLEKEPGPARHQTGRNSGVIHSGIYYRPGSLKARYAVRGAAEMVKFCAEYGVEHAVTGKLIVATERAELPRLHALVQRGRENGIPVRELGAAQIAEYEPEVRGLAAIHVGSTGVCDYAGVARQLALASGADIRYGARVVRVDRRPERGVAVRTAAGDVVRGRVLVNCAGLYCDELARLTGDEPGVRIVPFRGEYYELARPELVRGLVYPVPDPAFPFLGVHLTRGVDGGVHIGPNAVPALAREGYDWGVVRPRELAGTLAWPGSWAIARRHWRYGAGELHRSLSKGAFLAAVRRLLPAAQAEDLVPAPAGVRAQAVLRDGSLVDDFLIKEGPRAVHVLNAPSPAATASLPIGREVARRALEMLAAAGGAGVSAPRP